A part of Pectinatus sottacetonis genomic DNA contains:
- a CDS encoding redox-sensing transcriptional repressor Rex → MKGISKATIDRLPLYFRALRMAQDEGLDVMSSEELGRRLEITPEQIRKDLASFGQFGKKGVGYYVNELKRSISNILGLDNHWNMAIIGIGHLGSALANHQSFISLGFNLVALFDQDPTIVGQTVNHVKVEDISIMEEKIKELNIHIGIITVPGQFAQEIADRLVKAKIRGIWNFAPIRMKVPDTMHIVNEDLSIGLSCLSYHITRKPR, encoded by the coding sequence GTGAAAGGTATATCTAAAGCAACTATAGACAGGCTACCATTGTACTTTCGTGCATTGAGAATGGCACAGGATGAAGGACTGGATGTTATGTCTTCTGAAGAACTGGGGCGCAGATTGGAAATAACACCAGAACAGATAAGAAAAGATTTGGCTTCATTTGGGCAGTTTGGGAAAAAAGGCGTCGGTTATTATGTAAATGAGTTAAAAAGAAGTATAAGTAATATTTTAGGGTTAGATAACCACTGGAACATGGCAATAATTGGGATTGGGCATTTAGGGTCTGCGCTTGCTAACCATCAAAGTTTTATTTCCCTGGGCTTTAATTTAGTAGCATTATTTGATCAGGATCCGACTATTGTGGGGCAGACAGTTAATCATGTTAAAGTGGAAGATATTTCCATAATGGAGGAAAAGATAAAGGAACTCAATATTCATATTGGAATTATCACCGTTCCGGGGCAGTTTGCACAGGAAATAGCTGATAGGTTGGTCAAAGCAAAAATAAGGGGAATTTGGAATTTTGCTCCTATTAGGATGAAAGTTCCTGATACAATGCACATTGTAAATGAAGATTTATCAATAGGCCTTTCATGTTTGTCATATCATATAACGCGTAAGCCACGTTGA
- a CDS encoding acetyl-CoA hydrolase/transferase family protein: MVDILDRVRNKELRSKIVSAEEAAAYIKPGMNVATSGFTSAGYTKAVTTALAKRMEKDPFKINLWTGASTGQEEDGVLAKVNGIDVRMPYQTDKELRNRINSGDVDYVDMHLSESAQFARYGYMGGDIDVAVVEACAITEEGNLIPTTSLGNTASFVQQADVVIVEINVTQPLELEGMHDVYVPLDPPHRLPIPIVSCSDRIGTTYIPCNPAKIKYIVPCETKDHTRSLGQIDENSQKMSQHIIDFFAKEIKADRMPKNLLPLQSGVGKVANAVIHGFVKSDLENLSVYTEVIQDGMFDLIDAGKLTIASGTALAPSPEGLERFYKNIKEYRKHIIFRPEEISNSPEVARRLGVIAMNTAIECDIYGNVNSTHIMGTKMMNGIGGSGDFARNAYLTIFCTASTAKDGKISSIVPFCSHIDHTEHDVDVIVTEQGLADLRGLAPRKRAREIIEKCAHPDFKAELLDYFERADAATKHAHTPHLIDEALSWHKRFIDTGSMK, translated from the coding sequence ATGGTTGACATTCTCGATCGTGTACGCAATAAGGAATTGCGCTCAAAGATCGTTAGTGCCGAAGAAGCTGCTGCTTACATTAAGCCCGGAATGAATGTAGCTACTAGCGGTTTCACATCGGCAGGTTATACGAAAGCAGTTACAACAGCTTTAGCTAAACGTATGGAAAAGGATCCTTTTAAAATTAATTTATGGACTGGCGCTTCTACAGGGCAGGAAGAAGATGGCGTTTTAGCCAAGGTAAATGGTATTGATGTACGTATGCCTTACCAGACAGATAAAGAACTAAGAAATCGTATCAACAGCGGTGATGTTGATTATGTGGATATGCACTTAAGTGAATCTGCCCAATTTGCCCGTTATGGATATATGGGTGGGGATATTGATGTAGCAGTGGTAGAAGCTTGTGCTATAACTGAAGAAGGTAATCTTATCCCAACAACTTCACTTGGCAATACAGCTTCTTTTGTGCAGCAGGCTGACGTTGTAATAGTTGAAATTAATGTAACTCAGCCGTTAGAGCTTGAAGGAATGCATGATGTTTATGTACCACTTGATCCACCACATCGTCTTCCGATTCCTATTGTAAGCTGCAGCGATCGTATAGGTACTACATATATACCGTGTAATCCCGCTAAAATAAAATATATTGTTCCTTGTGAAACGAAAGATCATACTCGTTCATTAGGTCAGATAGATGAAAATTCACAGAAAATGTCACAGCATATTATTGATTTCTTTGCTAAGGAAATAAAAGCTGATCGCATGCCTAAAAACTTACTACCACTGCAGTCAGGTGTTGGTAAGGTTGCTAATGCAGTTATACATGGTTTTGTTAAATCTGATTTGGAAAATTTATCAGTATATACTGAAGTAATCCAGGATGGTATGTTTGACTTAATTGATGCTGGAAAATTAACGATTGCCTCTGGTACAGCGCTAGCTCCTTCGCCGGAAGGCTTAGAACGTTTTTATAAAAATATAAAGGAATATAGAAAACATATAATATTCCGCCCGGAAGAAATATCAAATAGTCCTGAAGTTGCCCGCCGTTTAGGTGTTATTGCTATGAATACAGCTATTGAATGCGATATATATGGCAATGTAAATTCAACACATATTATGGGAACAAAGATGATGAATGGTATCGGTGGATCTGGTGACTTTGCCCGTAATGCATATCTTACAATTTTCTGCACAGCTTCAACAGCAAAAGATGGTAAAATATCTTCAATAGTTCCATTCTGTTCACATATCGATCACACAGAACATGATGTTGATGTTATAGTTACAGAACAGGGACTAGCTGATTTGCGGGGCTTAGCACCACGTAAACGGGCAAGAGAAATTATTGAAAAATGTGCACATCCTGATTTTAAGGCGGAACTTCTTGATTATTTTGAAAGAGCGGATGCAGCTACCAAGCATGCCCATACACCTCATTTGATTGATGAAGCGTTGTCGTGGCATAAAAGGTTTATAGATACAGGATCAATGAAGTAA